The genomic segment AGGAACCCGACTTCTTGATGATGTCCATGTCGGCGGCGAGGGTCACGAGGTCGGAGAGCTGGTCGAAGCCCTTGCCGTACATCAGGGTCAGCTCGACCTCCTTGAAGGGGGGCGCGACCTTGTTCTTGACGGTCTTGACCTTCACCGTGTTGCCCACGGCGTCGTTGCCCAGCTTGACCGGCTGGCCGATCTTGCGCACGTCGAGGCGCACCGAGGAATAGAACTTCAGCGCGCGGCCACCCGTGGTCGTCTCGGGGTTGCCGTACATGACGCCGATCTTCTCGCGCACCTGGTTGATGAAGATGGCGGCGGTGCCCGTCTTGCTCAGGATCGCGGTCAGCTTGCGCAGCGCCTGGGACATCAGGCGGGCTTGCAGGCCGGGGAGGCTGTCGCCCATCTCGCCCTCGATCTCAGCGCGGGGGGTCAATGCGGCCACCGAGTCCACCACCACCACGTCGATGGCGCCCGAACGCACGAGGAGTTCCATGATCTCCAGCGCCTGCTCGCCGTTGTCGGGCTGCGAGACGAGCAGTTGGTCGGTGTTCACACCCAGGC from the Deinococcus planocerae genome contains:
- the recA gene encoding recombinase RecA: MSKDITKELGTPGDSKERTKAIETAMSQIEKAFGKGSIMRLGAESKLDVQTVSTGSLSLDLALGVGGIPRGRITEIYGPESGGKTTLALSIVAQAQKAGGTCAFIDAEHALDPVYARSLGVNTDQLLVSQPDNGEQALEIMELLVRSGAIDVVVVDSVAALTPRAEIEGEMGDSLPGLQARLMSQALRKLTAILSKTGTAAIFINQVREKIGVMYGNPETTTGGRALKFYSSVRLDVRKIGQPVKLGNDAVGNTVKVKTVKNKVAPPFKEVELTLMYGKGFDQLSDLVTLAADMDIIKKSGSFYSYGEDRIGQGKEKAIQYISERPELENEIRERVLASIKEGRAGDLPTVATVPAVAE